A window of the Gammaproteobacteria bacterium genome harbors these coding sequences:
- a CDS encoding DUF3488 domain-containing transglutaminase family protein produces MTGAAYRLVPWTLAALIVSTLPHVLKLPIQITLLIAAIYIGRVYIHIRFLRMPKMWIKAVLIGVAVLAVLATFKTINGAQAGGALLLCVVALKTLEMHALRDHAVLLISAFFIIVSFVLDDNSIWSGIYLLLATSVCIFALLKLSAPELSWKQLMPNAKRFLLYGLPLSVLLFVLFPRIPGPLWGLPNTSEQAKTGLSDSMTPGMITDLVQSNELAFRVKFNGKEPARKDLYWRGPVLHHFDGSTWTMLKRFFFYDRTSEANSQHSSPDDFRYKVILEPHDQRWMYILDYPGELPLQSWMLPDFQVGRQSPISQLISYTASSRPGDGEKLKYHSSYASMALKLPAQGFEKTRELVSQWRQLYATDQEIVQAALSMFNQQEFSYTLQPQALDMSDSIDDFLFRTREGFCEHYASAFAVMMRSAGIPARVVTGYLGGDKNAFSGYYRITQADAHAWTEIYLQDRGWVRVDPTAAIAPERIQQNLQQTFPEENLAGAFSSFPLLLRLESAWYALNTAWFDWVLEFNKEKQQDLLKSLGFEDPDWSTLVWLMVSGILGFTVFMSWQMWRQTRRIVTDPLQKIYLKFIGKLEKQGLHKQTADGPLTYQNKALAMFPEQRSGILEFMQTYINARYYSRESKVTQSKILFKIFKRL; encoded by the coding sequence ATGACCGGGGCTGCGTATCGACTGGTCCCCTGGACTCTGGCCGCTTTGATCGTCAGCACTTTGCCACATGTGCTCAAACTGCCAATACAGATCACTTTGCTGATAGCAGCAATTTATATAGGCCGAGTCTATATACATATACGCTTCCTGCGCATGCCCAAAATGTGGATCAAAGCAGTCTTGATCGGTGTCGCGGTGTTAGCTGTGCTTGCGACCTTCAAAACCATTAATGGCGCACAAGCCGGCGGCGCACTGTTACTTTGTGTCGTTGCCCTGAAAACCCTGGAAATGCATGCTTTACGTGATCACGCGGTACTGTTGATTTCGGCGTTTTTTATTATTGTGAGTTTTGTGCTCGATGACAACAGTATCTGGAGCGGGATTTATTTACTGCTTGCCACCAGTGTTTGTATATTTGCCTTACTCAAACTTTCAGCACCTGAATTAAGCTGGAAGCAGTTAATGCCAAATGCCAAACGCTTTTTGCTTTATGGATTACCTTTGAGTGTGCTGTTATTCGTATTATTTCCACGCATTCCCGGCCCCTTATGGGGCCTGCCAAATACCTCGGAACAAGCCAAGACCGGCCTGAGTGACAGCATGACACCCGGGATGATCACAGATCTGGTCCAGTCAAATGAACTTGCCTTCCGGGTCAAATTCAACGGCAAAGAACCCGCACGCAAAGACCTATATTGGCGCGGACCGGTGTTACACCATTTCGACGGTAGCACCTGGACCATGTTAAAACGGTTTTTCTTTTACGACCGCACCAGCGAAGCAAACTCCCAACACAGCAGTCCCGACGATTTTCGTTACAAAGTAATACTGGAACCACATGATCAGCGCTGGATGTATATACTGGATTACCCCGGAGAATTACCGCTGCAATCCTGGATGTTGCCTGATTTTCAAGTGGGTCGCCAAAGTCCAATTTCTCAACTCATTTCTTATACGGCCAGTTCGCGACCAGGTGACGGTGAAAAACTGAAATATCACTCGAGTTATGCATCCATGGCATTGAAATTGCCTGCTCAAGGTTTTGAAAAAACCCGAGAGCTGGTCTCGCAATGGCGGCAGTTATACGCAACTGACCAGGAAATTGTGCAAGCGGCACTGTCTATGTTCAACCAACAAGAGTTCTCCTATACCTTGCAACCGCAAGCCCTGGATATGTCCGATTCAATTGATGATTTTTTGTTTCGCACCCGCGAAGGATTTTGCGAACACTATGCATCTGCCTTTGCCGTGATGATGCGCTCCGCGGGCATTCCGGCGCGCGTGGTCACGGGTTACCTCGGCGGTGACAAAAACGCATTTAGCGGTTATTACCGAATAACCCAGGCAGATGCCCACGCCTGGACCGAGATCTATTTACAAGACCGGGGGTGGGTGCGTGTGGATCCAACCGCTGCTATCGCACCTGAACGCATTCAACAAAATTTGCAACAAACCTTCCCCGAAGAAAACCTGGCTGGCGCATTCTCCAGTTTTCCGCTATTACTGCGCTTGGAGAGTGCCTGGTATGCCTTGAATACCGCCTGGTTTGACTGGGTACTGGAATTCAATAAAGAAAAACAACAAGACCTATTAAAAAGTCTGGGCTTTGAGGACCCGGACTGGAGTACTTTGGTGTGGTTAATGGTCAGCGGTATTCTCGGCTTTACCGTATTCATGAGCTGGCAAATGTGGCGTCAAACTCGACGCATAGTCACCGACCCCTTACAAAAAATCTATTTAAAATTCATTGGCAAACTGGAAAAACAAGGCTTACACAAACAAACTGCAGACGGCCCGCTAACTTACCAGAACAAAGCGCTGGCGATGTTTCCCGAACAACGCAGTGGCATACTGGAATTTATGCAAACCTATATTAACGCGCGTTATTACTCTCGCGAAAGTAAAGTCACGCAAAGCAAGATCCTGTTTAAAATTTTCAAGCGTCTATGA
- a CDS encoding DUF58 domain-containing protein — protein sequence MTGKKTSKSGWSQRILKRTEKWARNRRSSSDSIPYQVSARRIYIIPTRFGAGYALAVFILLLGAMNYSNSLAFFLTFSLAAIGFIAMHLTHSNLAKLSVEPAFAEPVFAGDPAILKLGLASSDKKLHPEILVSNAHANITSQTVNVEQQDKYASIVLPTHKRGYIEIDQFTLSTRFPMNLFFAWTVAFQTLRCLVYPSPAESAPEVFGETNNSESARSSNRLGQDDFAGLRDYQWQDSPQHIAWKSYASQDKLLVKLFHESVAHTLWFDFDALTANDIEQRLSQLCRLILDADKLKQNYGLRLGKLSIAPGHGEQHKHQCLQALALYDQAAGS from the coding sequence ATGACCGGCAAAAAAACATCCAAATCGGGTTGGTCACAGCGCATATTAAAGCGCACAGAAAAATGGGCGCGCAATCGACGTAGCTCGTCCGACAGTATTCCCTATCAGGTCTCGGCCAGACGTATTTACATCATCCCTACCCGGTTTGGCGCGGGCTATGCACTTGCCGTATTTATTTTGCTGCTTGGTGCCATGAATTACAGCAATTCCCTGGCATTTTTCCTGACCTTTAGTTTGGCCGCCATCGGTTTTATTGCCATGCATCTAACCCACAGCAATCTTGCCAAACTAAGCGTTGAACCCGCATTTGCCGAACCGGTATTTGCCGGTGATCCGGCAATTTTGAAATTGGGCCTGGCTTCAAGTGATAAAAAATTACATCCTGAAATACTGGTCAGTAATGCACACGCCAACATCACGAGCCAAACCGTGAATGTTGAGCAACAGGACAAATACGCAAGTATTGTATTGCCTACGCATAAACGCGGTTATATTGAGATTGATCAATTCACCCTTTCCACACGTTTCCCCATGAACCTGTTTTTTGCCTGGACAGTGGCCTTCCAGACTCTACGTTGTCTGGTCTATCCCTCACCGGCGGAGAGTGCGCCCGAGGTTTTTGGCGAGACTAACAATAGTGAAAGCGCACGCAGCTCAAATCGACTCGGTCAAGATGACTTTGCCGGATTGCGAGATTATCAATGGCAAGACTCCCCGCAACACATTGCCTGGAAAAGTTATGCCAGTCAGGACAAATTGCTGGTCAAACTGTTTCATGAAAGTGTTGCACACACTCTGTGGTTTGATTTTGACGCATTGACCGCTAATGACATTGAGCAACGCCTGTCGCAATTGTGCCGTTTGATTCTGGATGCCGATAAACTGAAACAGAACTACGGATTACGCTTGGGAAAATTAAGCATAGCGCCAGGTCACGGTGAACAGCATAAGCATCAATGCTTGCAAGCATTGGCCTTGTATGATCAGGCTGCCGGATCATGA
- a CDS encoding AAA family ATPase: protein MEKLILGKSHQIRLALACLLAEGHLLIEDVPGVGKTTLAHGLAKVLGLSFQRIQFTSDLLPADVTGVSIYDRDNKEFVFKPGPIFAQLLLADEINRATPKTQSSLLEAMEERQVTTDGQSHKLPEPFFVVATQNPSEQIGTFPLPESQLDRFLMRIEIGYPDAAAERELLTKGDTRKNIHSFTSGLNTDDLSMLRQAVNDIVVSEALIDYVQDIVQATREPELFQHGLSPRAALGLIRAAKSWAFLSGHKGVLPEDVQAVLPGVVDHRLITRHKERTGDSPSNYLQHNVAIP from the coding sequence ATGGAAAAACTCATACTCGGTAAGTCTCACCAGATTCGTTTAGCCCTGGCTTGCTTGCTAGCCGAGGGTCACTTATTGATCGAAGATGTGCCCGGTGTTGGTAAAACCACATTGGCCCATGGCTTGGCAAAAGTTTTGGGACTAAGCTTTCAACGCATCCAGTTCACCAGTGATCTGTTACCTGCCGATGTTACCGGCGTTTCAATTTATGATCGCGACAACAAGGAATTCGTGTTCAAACCTGGCCCGATCTTTGCACAATTGCTTCTGGCCGACGAGATCAATCGTGCTACCCCGAAAACCCAGAGTTCCTTACTGGAGGCCATGGAAGAACGCCAGGTCACCACCGATGGTCAATCGCATAAACTCCCTGAACCGTTCTTTGTGGTCGCGACGCAAAACCCGAGTGAACAAATTGGTACGTTTCCACTGCCTGAATCCCAACTCGATCGGTTTTTAATGCGCATTGAGATCGGTTATCCGGATGCCGCCGCGGAACGTGAACTTCTGACTAAAGGGGATACACGCAAAAACATCCACAGTTTCACCTCTGGTCTAAACACTGATGATCTGAGTATGCTGCGTCAAGCTGTGAACGATATTGTTGTCAGTGAAGCCTTGATCGATTATGTCCAGGACATTGTGCAAGCCACGCGCGAACCCGAATTATTCCAGCATGGGCTGTCACCACGTGCGGCACTGGGCTTGATCCGCGCGGCCAAATCCTGGGCGTTCTTATCGGGTCACAAGGGGGTATTACCGGAAGATGTGCAAGCCGTATTGCCCGGAGTTGTCGATCATCGTCTAATTACGCGGCATAAAGAACGCACTGGAGACTCACCTTCCAATTACCTGCAACACAATGTTGCCATTCCGTAA
- a CDS encoding valine--tRNA ligase: MEKTYDPHSIEKTCYQKWEQDGRFAAGKHVANDNTNAYCIMIPPPNVTGSLHMGHAFQHTIMDALTRYQRMLGADTLWQPGSDHAGIATQMVVERLLAKESVSRHDIGREKFVEKVWEWKDQSGGKISQQMRRLGDSCDWQREAFTMSPELSEAVTEVFVRLHEEGLIYRGQRLVNWDPVLQTAISGLEVETREVQGSMWQFAYPLDAGPVDGISEIVIATTRPETMLGDGAVAVHPSDERYKNLIGKMVRLPIAERLIPIIADEYPDPEFGSGAVKITGAHDQNDFEVAQRNNIPLIKLMDGQARMISNAENQVPDRYHGKDRYVARKMVLAEIEELGLYRGKEDKLIAQPYGDRSGVVIEPMLTNQWYVKVGPLAEPAIKAVEDGEIKFVPENWSNTYFHWMRNIQDWCISRQLWWGHQIPAWYDESDNIYVGRTETEVRAKYDLGNAVLRRDADVLDTWFSSALWPFATLGWPKQTPELDTYLPTNVLVTGFDIIFFWVARMIMMGLKFTGKVPFKEIYITGLIKDEHGQKMSKSKGNVLDPIDLIDGIDLETLVEKRTSGMMQPKMAKKVEKATRKQFSDGIQSYGTDALRFTFAALASTSRDINFDLARVEGYRNFCNKIWNASRYVLMNTAEHDCSEQGAEYSITDQWIQSRLNTTVANVHKHFANYRFDLAAMDLYDFTWNEFCDWYLELSKPVLYSDEISAARKQGTRHTLLTVLESLLRLLHPITPFITESIWQSVAPLALSEHSPEASIMVQAYPQFKQSLVNNEAEKHIEWIKEFVLGIRQIRGENDIAPSRALPVLVSNATQSDMQRIEEFRTLLSKIAKIASIEILTDESGVPPSATALLGQMKLYVPLAGLIDAKAEIERLGKRLVKAQNNQQSLTKKLANEKFVNSAPEAVVAKERNKLKDSEQECTQLKQQIEKMQALV, encoded by the coding sequence ATGGAAAAAACCTACGACCCGCACAGTATTGAAAAAACCTGTTACCAAAAGTGGGAACAGGATGGTCGCTTTGCTGCCGGCAAACACGTGGCCAATGACAATACCAATGCGTATTGCATTATGATCCCGCCGCCCAACGTCACCGGCAGTTTGCACATGGGGCATGCTTTTCAACACACCATCATGGACGCCCTGACTCGCTATCAACGCATGCTGGGCGCGGATACACTCTGGCAACCAGGCTCGGATCACGCCGGGATCGCCACACAAATGGTGGTGGAAAGATTACTTGCCAAAGAATCAGTTTCGCGTCACGACATCGGACGTGAAAAATTCGTTGAAAAAGTCTGGGAATGGAAAGATCAATCGGGCGGCAAGATCAGCCAACAAATGCGCCGCCTGGGTGACTCCTGCGACTGGCAACGTGAAGCCTTCACCATGAGTCCCGAATTATCCGAAGCGGTCACCGAAGTGTTCGTGCGTTTGCATGAAGAAGGTCTGATCTATCGCGGTCAGCGTCTGGTCAATTGGGATCCGGTCTTGCAAACCGCCATCTCCGGACTGGAAGTTGAAACCCGCGAGGTGCAAGGCTCGATGTGGCAGTTCGCCTATCCTTTAGACGCAGGACCGGTCGACGGGATTTCCGAGATCGTGATCGCCACCACCCGGCCTGAAACCATGCTGGGCGACGGTGCAGTTGCTGTGCATCCAAGTGACGAACGCTACAAGAACCTCATTGGAAAAATGGTGCGCTTACCAATTGCCGAGCGTTTGATCCCGATTATTGCGGATGAATACCCAGATCCAGAATTTGGTTCAGGAGCCGTGAAAATTACCGGCGCGCATGACCAAAATGACTTTGAGGTCGCACAACGCAATAATATTCCGCTAATTAAACTCATGGACGGTCAGGCACGCATGATCTCGAATGCCGAGAATCAAGTGCCGGATCGTTATCACGGCAAAGACCGTTACGTGGCGCGTAAAATGGTACTTGCAGAAATTGAAGAACTCGGTTTATACCGCGGCAAAGAAGACAAACTCATCGCCCAACCCTACGGCGATCGCAGTGGTGTTGTGATCGAGCCTATGCTAACCAACCAGTGGTACGTTAAAGTTGGCCCGCTGGCTGAACCGGCGATCAAGGCCGTTGAAGATGGTGAGATCAAGTTTGTACCGGAGAACTGGAGTAATACCTATTTCCACTGGATGCGCAACATACAGGACTGGTGCATCTCCCGACAATTGTGGTGGGGACATCAGATTCCGGCCTGGTACGACGAGTCGGATAATATTTACGTGGGTCGCACAGAAACGGAAGTGCGAGCAAAATATGATCTGGGCAATGCAGTGTTACGCCGAGATGCAGACGTGCTGGACACCTGGTTCTCATCGGCCTTGTGGCCCTTTGCAACTTTAGGCTGGCCCAAACAAACCCCGGAGCTGGACACCTATTTGCCCACCAATGTTCTGGTCACCGGTTTTGACATTATCTTTTTCTGGGTTGCCCGCATGATCATGATGGGCCTCAAGTTCACCGGCAAGGTTCCGTTTAAAGAAATTTACATCACTGGCCTGATCAAGGACGAGCATGGACAGAAAATGTCAAAGTCCAAAGGCAATGTCCTTGACCCGATCGACCTGATCGACGGAATTGATCTTGAGACCCTGGTAGAAAAACGTACCAGTGGCATGATGCAACCAAAAATGGCTAAAAAAGTTGAAAAAGCTACACGCAAACAATTCTCTGACGGAATTCAGTCCTATGGCACCGATGCACTGCGTTTCACGTTTGCAGCCCTGGCCTCAACCAGTCGAGACATCAACTTCGATCTGGCCCGGGTAGAAGGTTACCGAAACTTTTGTAACAAGATCTGGAATGCCTCGCGTTATGTGCTCATGAACACCGCCGAGCACGATTGCAGTGAACAAGGCGCGGAATACTCAATCACCGACCAGTGGATCCAATCGCGTCTCAACACCACCGTGGCTAATGTGCATAAACATTTTGCCAATTACCGTTTTGATCTCGCCGCCATGGACTTGTATGACTTCACCTGGAACGAGTTTTGTGACTGGTACCTGGAGCTATCCAAACCCGTACTCTACAGTGACGAGATTTCAGCCGCGCGTAAACAAGGTACACGACATACTCTGCTCACAGTTCTGGAATCTCTATTACGCCTGCTTCATCCGATCACTCCGTTCATCACCGAATCGATCTGGCAAAGCGTGGCGCCCTTGGCTTTGTCAGAACACAGCCCGGAAGCGTCGATCATGGTCCAGGCGTATCCTCAATTTAAGCAAAGTCTGGTCAACAACGAGGCAGAAAAACACATTGAATGGATAAAAGAGTTTGTATTGGGCATTCGTCAGATCCGGGGTGAAAATGACATAGCCCCATCGCGAGCCTTACCGGTATTAGTGAGTAATGCCACTCAATCCGATATGCAAAGAATTGAAGAATTTCGTACCCTGCTGAGCAAGATCGCTAAAATTGCAAGCATTGAAATTTTGACTGATGAGTCGGGGGTTCCACCCTCTGCGACCGCTTTGTTAGGTCAAATGAAATTATACGTGCCACTGGCCGGTCTTATCGATGCCAAGGCTGAAATTGAACGCCTGGGTAAACGTCTGGTCAAAGCTCAAAACAATCAACAAAGTCTGACCAAAAAACTTGCTAACGAAAAATTTGTTAATAGCGCACCCGAAGCGGTTGTAGCCAAGGAGCGGAATAAATTGAAAGACAGTGAACAAGAATGCACTCAACTTAAGCAGCAAATTGAAAAAATGCAGGCTTTAGTTTAA
- a CDS encoding LysR family transcriptional regulator, with amino-acid sequence MSQHNTDLNLFKVFVVIYQQRNLTRAAELLSVTQPAVSNALNRLRNSFDDKLFIRTHKGMVPTPFAESIIERVQEALQILNSSLISKETFDPSTSRRIFRISMNDLTEEKLLPRLIQELQKRAPGIELDCFHVKRANIESEMSKGMLDLALDATISVGSNQLNSQSHEGSRFVCMLSKNHSSIHGNSISLKEYLGLNHIVVSNRRRGLSYEDTVLKQLGLKRNIALRISHYLVAPLVVKHSDLALTIPESLAERQDNKILELPYEIKPLGWRLYWHKSTEDDSANKWIRGLVAELAIDL; translated from the coding sequence GTGTCGCAACACAATACCGATCTTAACCTATTCAAAGTTTTTGTTGTCATCTATCAACAGCGAAATCTAACTCGCGCTGCCGAGCTCCTGTCGGTGACCCAACCCGCGGTAAGTAATGCCCTGAATCGTTTGCGTAACAGTTTTGATGATAAATTGTTCATTCGCACCCATAAAGGCATGGTCCCTACCCCGTTTGCGGAAAGTATTATTGAACGTGTGCAAGAAGCTCTGCAAATTTTAAATTCTTCTCTTATCAGCAAAGAGACATTTGATCCAAGTACCAGTCGGCGTATTTTTCGTATTAGCATGAACGATCTGACTGAAGAAAAATTATTGCCCCGTTTGATCCAGGAATTGCAAAAACGCGCTCCAGGCATCGAACTCGACTGTTTTCATGTCAAGCGCGCCAATATCGAGAGTGAAATGAGTAAAGGCATGCTCGATCTGGCCCTGGATGCAACCATTTCAGTTGGCAGCAATCAACTCAACTCTCAATCACACGAAGGCAGTCGCTTTGTTTGCATGTTAAGCAAAAACCACTCGAGCATTCATGGTAATAGTATTTCCCTGAAAGAATATCTGGGCTTGAACCACATAGTGGTATCGAATCGCCGTCGCGGACTTTCCTACGAAGACACAGTTTTAAAACAATTGGGCCTGAAACGAAACATTGCCTTGCGCATATCGCATTATCTGGTTGCGCCACTGGTGGTCAAACACAGTGATCTGGCCCTGACCATTCCGGAATCATTGGCAGAACGGCAAGACAACAAGATCCTCGAATTGCCCTACGAGATAAAACCGCTGGGGTGGCGCTTGTACTGGCACAAAAGTACCGAAGACGACTCCGCCAATAAATGGATTAGAGGTCTGGTGGCTGAACTCGCTATCGACCTGTAA
- a CDS encoding histidine phosphatase family protein, which yields MAELYLIRHAQASFGAANYDKLSELGHQQSHWLGEHLARHAFDFDTVVLGDMVRHRETLEGLHKGLQSHQNFSVLDDKIQSATVMPQLNEFDFKAVAEGFLKLNPELTPKKSSDRSEFYRVFRMAILAWSEGKLDEHVPEKYSEFRSRVLEFVEILTQKHVGQKVLAVTSGGAIGMAVSHMLGASQDSMIELNIQIRNTSISHCFFNHKRARLHTFNHVPHLDNPEKKEYITYS from the coding sequence ATGGCTGAACTCTATCTAATCCGTCACGCGCAGGCATCCTTTGGAGCGGCCAACTACGACAAATTATCCGAACTCGGTCATCAGCAATCCCATTGGTTGGGTGAACATCTGGCCCGGCATGCTTTTGATTTTGATACGGTGGTACTCGGGGATATGGTCAGACATCGCGAGACCTTGGAGGGATTACACAAGGGCTTGCAGTCGCACCAAAATTTCTCTGTACTCGATGACAAGATTCAAAGTGCCACCGTGATGCCACAATTAAACGAATTTGATTTCAAGGCGGTGGCGGAAGGCTTTCTTAAACTCAATCCGGAATTAACCCCGAAAAAAAGTTCCGACAGGTCCGAGTTCTATCGGGTGTTTCGAATGGCAATTCTGGCCTGGTCGGAAGGCAAACTGGATGAACACGTACCGGAAAAATATTCCGAGTTTCGCTCACGGGTTCTCGAGTTTGTTGAAATACTGACGCAAAAGCATGTGGGGCAAAAAGTATTGGCGGTGACTTCCGGTGGTGCGATCGGAATGGCGGTGAGCCACATGCTGGGTGCTTCACAAGACAGTATGATCGAGCTCAACATCCAGATCCGCAATACCTCCATTTCACATTGTTTCTTTAATCACAAACGCGCCCGATTGCACACGTTCAACCATGTGCCGCATCTGGACAATCCAGAAAAAAAAGAATACATCACATACAGTTAA
- a CDS encoding acyl-CoA dehydrogenase, which translates to MNFEYSDKVNDLIAQVRGFIDENLIPNNELYAQQLAADNWSTPAIVNEMKAKAKAQGLWNFFLPPAYEESPGLTNLEYAPLAEEMGKVLWASEVFNCAAPDTGNMEVLAKYGNPQQKQRWLEPLLNGEIRSAFAMTEPKVGSSDATNIETSILRDGDDYVINGHKFYISGACRKQCEVMIVMGKSDPEGENRYTQQSMILIPMNTPGVNVIRPMTVLGFNDAPEGHAEIKFENVRVPKENLIMGEGKGFEIAQGRLGPGRIHHCMRMIGVAQVALDMMCKRANERVVFGRPLIKNQSVREDIALSACEIEQARLMTLKAADRMDKFGNKIAKDLIAMIKITVPNMAIRVLERSMQMHGAVGLSQDTPLAHMYAYARTLRLADGPDQVHMMQLGRNLAATYMV; encoded by the coding sequence ATGAATTTCGAATACAGCGATAAAGTCAACGATCTCATAGCCCAAGTACGCGGCTTTATTGATGAAAATCTCATACCCAACAACGAACTGTATGCCCAACAGCTGGCCGCTGATAACTGGAGCACACCGGCAATTGTGAATGAAATGAAAGCCAAGGCCAAAGCACAGGGATTATGGAATTTTTTCTTGCCCCCGGCCTATGAGGAGTCACCGGGACTGACCAATCTTGAGTACGCCCCATTGGCAGAAGAAATGGGAAAAGTATTATGGGCTTCCGAGGTTTTCAACTGTGCCGCTCCGGATACCGGCAACATGGAAGTATTAGCCAAGTACGGCAACCCGCAACAAAAGCAACGCTGGCTCGAACCGCTGTTGAATGGCGAAATACGTTCAGCCTTTGCCATGACGGAACCCAAAGTCGGATCCAGTGATGCCACCAATATCGAAACCTCGATCCTTCGCGATGGCGACGACTACGTCATAAACGGTCACAAGTTTTATATTTCAGGCGCTTGTCGTAAACAATGCGAGGTTATGATCGTAATGGGCAAGAGTGACCCGGAAGGCGAGAATCGTTATACCCAGCAATCCATGATCCTGATACCGATGAATACTCCGGGAGTCAATGTGATCAGACCCATGACTGTTCTGGGCTTTAATGATGCACCGGAAGGTCATGCCGAGATCAAATTTGAAAATGTTCGCGTGCCCAAAGAAAACCTGATCATGGGCGAGGGTAAAGGGTTCGAGATCGCCCAGGGGCGTTTGGGACCCGGACGTATACATCACTGCATGCGTATGATCGGGGTTGCACAAGTGGCCTTGGACATGATGTGTAAGCGCGCCAATGAACGTGTGGTGTTTGGTCGGCCACTTATCAAGAATCAGTCGGTACGCGAAGACATCGCTTTATCCGCTTGTGAAATTGAGCAAGCGCGATTAATGACTTTAAAAGCCGCAGACCGCATGGATAAATTCGGCAACAAGATTGCCAAAGACCTGATCGCAATGATTAAGATCACTGTTCCGAATATGGCCATCCGTGTTCTGGAACGTTCCATGCAAATGCATGGCGCGGTTGGATTGAGTCAAGACACACCACTGGCACACATGTATGCCTATGCACGTACCTTGCGTCTGGCTGATGGTCCGGACCAAGTGCACATGATGCAATTGGGGCGTAATCTGGCCGCTACCTATATGGTTTAA
- a CDS encoding phosphotransferase family protein, translating to MSAVDTLNETELARYLETRIEGFKGPLSATKFKGGQSNPTFLLNAKSGQYVLRRQPPGKLLPSAHAVDREYRVLDALKDTDVPVARVYHLCEDRELIGSMFYVMEYCDGNIHWDAALENVDPDTRREMYLELNRVLAALHSVDINKVGLADYGKPGNYFARQVGRWSRQYKASEIHKIPAMDKLMPWLEENMPEDDGKVSLVHGDYRLDNVMFDQSNQKIIAVLDWELSTLGHPYADLAYQCMGLRLPAGMGSMSGLQGRDRKALNIPSEQEYVAMYCERMGLDEIPNWPFYLAFCFFRLAAIVQGVAKRAADGNASSKQAGQVGAFVEPLAQMALQVISE from the coding sequence ATGTCAGCAGTAGATACTTTGAATGAAACCGAATTGGCCCGTTATCTGGAAACCAGGATTGAGGGCTTCAAAGGTCCGTTATCGGCCACTAAGTTCAAAGGTGGCCAATCCAACCCAACTTTTCTTCTCAATGCCAAGTCGGGCCAATACGTTTTGCGTCGCCAGCCGCCAGGCAAGTTATTGCCTTCAGCTCACGCCGTTGATCGTGAATATCGGGTGCTGGATGCATTAAAAGATACAGACGTTCCGGTTGCAAGGGTTTATCACCTGTGTGAAGACCGCGAGCTTATTGGTTCTATGTTCTATGTCATGGAATATTGTGACGGCAACATCCATTGGGACGCGGCTCTGGAAAACGTGGATCCGGATACGCGGCGCGAGATGTACCTTGAATTGAATCGGGTCCTGGCCGCACTGCATAGTGTCGATATCAATAAAGTTGGTCTGGCTGATTACGGCAAGCCCGGCAATTATTTCGCCCGCCAGGTCGGGCGCTGGTCCAGGCAATACAAGGCCAGCGAGATTCACAAAATTCCGGCTATGGACAAGCTAATGCCCTGGCTGGAAGAAAATATGCCGGAGGATGACGGAAAAGTTTCGCTGGTGCATGGCGATTATCGTCTCGATAATGTTATGTTCGATCAAAGCAATCAAAAGATCATTGCGGTTTTAGACTGGGAATTATCGACCCTCGGACACCCCTATGCCGATCTTGCCTATCAGTGCATGGGATTACGCCTACCGGCCGGTATGGGCAGCATGTCGGGTTTGCAAGGCAGAGACAGAAAAGCGCTTAATATTCCGAGTGAACAAGAATACGTGGCCATGTATTGTGAGCGTATGGGCCTGGACGAGATTCCAAACTGGCCATTTTATTTAGCCTTTTGCTTTTTCCGTTTGGCCGCTATTGTGCAAGGGGTCGCTAAACGGGCCGCCGACGGCAATGCCTCGAGCAAACAGGCCGGACAAGTCGGAGCATTTGTCGAGCCACTCGCACAAATGGCTTTACAAGTCATTTCTGAATAA